The proteins below come from a single Microbulbifer sp. Q7 genomic window:
- the odhB gene encoding 2-oxoglutarate dehydrogenase complex dihydrolipoyllysine-residue succinyltransferase, with amino-acid sequence MTIEIKAPTFPESVQDGTVATWHKQPGEAVSRDELIVDIETDKVVLEVVAPADGAISEIIKGEGDTVLSNEVIAKFEEGAGASAGASSEAPAAEPAAEAPAAGGEKIAMPSAKKMAAEKGVDLAGVEGTGKGGRVLKEDVMKAGTAAAAAAAPAAAAQVDVAPGERVEKRVPMTRMRKRIAERLLDASQSTAMLTTFNEVNMKPVMDLRKNYKDLFEKTHNGTRLGFMGFFVKAAVEALKRYSAVNASIDGNDIVYHGYQDIGVAVSSPKGLVVPILRNAENMGLADMENNIRDLGLRARDGKLSIEEMTGGTFTITNGGVFGSLLSTPILNPPQTAILGMHKIQERPMAVNGKVEILPMMYLALSYDHRLIDGKEAVGFLVAIKEMIEDPARILLEV; translated from the coding sequence ATGACCATCGAGATTAAAGCGCCAACTTTCCCGGAATCTGTTCAGGACGGCACCGTTGCCACCTGGCACAAACAACCGGGTGAAGCCGTGTCCCGCGATGAACTGATCGTGGATATTGAAACCGACAAAGTGGTGCTGGAAGTTGTTGCACCCGCAGACGGCGCCATCAGCGAAATTATCAAGGGCGAGGGCGACACCGTCCTGTCCAACGAAGTGATCGCCAAGTTTGAAGAAGGCGCGGGTGCGAGTGCCGGTGCTTCTTCCGAGGCCCCGGCTGCGGAGCCCGCCGCCGAAGCCCCGGCTGCTGGCGGCGAAAAAATTGCCATGCCTTCCGCCAAGAAAATGGCAGCGGAAAAAGGCGTAGACCTGGCCGGTGTTGAAGGCACCGGCAAAGGTGGTCGCGTGCTGAAAGAAGACGTGATGAAAGCGGGCACTGCAGCGGCCGCGGCCGCTGCACCGGCTGCTGCCGCTCAGGTTGACGTGGCTCCGGGCGAGCGTGTTGAGAAGCGCGTTCCTATGACTCGTATGCGCAAGCGCATCGCCGAGCGCCTGCTGGATGCCTCCCAGTCTACCGCCATGCTCACCACGTTCAACGAAGTGAACATGAAGCCGGTCATGGACCTGCGCAAGAACTACAAAGACCTGTTCGAGAAGACCCACAACGGCACCCGCCTGGGCTTCATGGGCTTCTTTGTGAAAGCCGCGGTTGAAGCGCTCAAGCGTTACTCTGCAGTGAATGCGTCCATCGATGGTAACGATATTGTTTACCACGGTTATCAGGACATCGGTGTTGCGGTTTCCTCTCCGAAAGGCCTGGTGGTTCCGATTCTGCGTAACGCGGAAAACATGGGCCTGGCCGACATGGAGAACAATATCCGTGATCTGGGCCTGCGCGCTCGTGACGGCAAGCTGTCCATCGAGGAAATGACCGGCGGTACCTTCACCATCACCAACGGTGGTGTGTTTGGCTCCCTGCTGTCGACGCCGATCCTGAATCCACCGCAAACCGCGATTCTCGGTATGCACAAGATCCAGGAGCGCCCGATGGCGGTCAACGGCAAGGTAGAGATTCTGCCGATGATGTATCTGGCGCTGTCTTACGACCACCGCCTGATCGATGGCAAGGAAGCGGTGGGCTTCCTCGTAGCGATCAAGGAAATGATCGAAGATCCGGCACGTATTCTGCTCGAAGTTTAA